The Nocardioides humi genome includes a region encoding these proteins:
- the glf gene encoding UDP-galactopyranose mutase, protein MPLTSSNPDLPDLVVVGSGFFGLTVAERCAADLGLRVLVIERRSHLGGNAYSEPEPETGIEVHKYGAHLFHTSNERVWEYVNRFTSFTGYQHRVYSTHDGQVYPLPINLGTINQFFDAAYTPAQARELIKEQAAELGGKEPENFVEKGVSLIGRPLYEAFIAHYTAKQWQTAPEELSADIISRLPVRYTYDNRYFNDTYEGLPTDGYAAWLARMADHPKIEVVLDTDFRSPGVAERYKGKVPIVYTGPVDEYFDNCEGRLSWRTVDLVPEVLEVDDFQGCSVMNYPDPDVPFTRIHEFKHFHPERSYPEGRTVIVREYSRFAEDTDEPYYPVNTAEDREKLLKYRDLAEREPMVLFGGRLGTYKYLDMHMAIASALSLYDNRLKPHFAEGAELKSGGVDA, encoded by the coding sequence GTGCCTCTCACCTCGTCGAACCCCGACCTCCCGGATCTGGTCGTCGTCGGCTCCGGCTTCTTCGGCCTGACGGTCGCGGAGCGCTGCGCCGCCGACCTCGGCCTGCGGGTCCTGGTCATCGAGCGCCGGTCCCACCTGGGCGGCAACGCCTACAGCGAGCCCGAGCCCGAGACCGGGATCGAGGTGCACAAGTACGGCGCCCACCTGTTCCACACCAGCAACGAGCGGGTGTGGGAGTACGTCAACAGGTTCACCTCCTTCACCGGCTACCAGCACCGGGTCTACAGCACCCACGACGGGCAGGTGTACCCGCTGCCGATCAACCTCGGCACGATCAACCAGTTCTTCGACGCCGCCTACACCCCCGCGCAGGCGCGCGAGCTGATCAAGGAGCAGGCCGCCGAGCTGGGCGGGAAGGAGCCGGAGAACTTCGTCGAGAAGGGCGTCTCCCTCATCGGCCGCCCGCTCTACGAGGCGTTCATCGCCCACTACACGGCGAAGCAGTGGCAGACCGCGCCCGAGGAGCTCTCGGCCGACATCATCAGCCGGCTGCCGGTGCGCTACACCTACGACAACCGCTACTTCAACGACACCTACGAGGGCCTGCCCACCGACGGGTACGCAGCGTGGCTGGCGAGGATGGCCGACCACCCCAAGATCGAGGTCGTCCTCGACACCGACTTCCGCAGCCCCGGCGTCGCGGAGCGCTACAAGGGCAAGGTCCCGATCGTCTACACCGGCCCGGTCGACGAGTACTTCGACAACTGCGAGGGGCGCCTGTCGTGGCGCACCGTCGACCTGGTGCCCGAGGTGCTCGAGGTCGACGACTTCCAGGGCTGCTCGGTCATGAACTACCCCGACCCGGACGTGCCGTTCACCCGGATCCACGAGTTCAAGCACTTCCACCCCGAGCGCAGCTACCCGGAGGGCAGGACGGTGATCGTGCGCGAGTACAGCCGGTTCGCGGAGGACACCGACGAGCCGTACTACCCGGTCAACACCGCCGAGGACCGCGAGAAGCTGCTCAAGTACCGCGACCTGGCGGAGCGCGAGCCGATGGTCCTGTTCGGGGGCCGTCTCGGCACCTACAAGTATCTCGACATGCACATGGCGATCGCGTCCGCGCTGTCCCTGTACGACAACCGGCTCAAGCCCCACTTCGCCGAGGGTGCCGAGCTCAAGAGCGGCGGTGTCGACGCATGA
- a CDS encoding ABC transporter permease, translated as MTATLPDESELPPLRPPSADNGLVGVFRRRYLLKLLVRREISARYQGSFLGLLWSYINPLSQFFIYYAVVGLIFNLHDNIPNFAIHLYAGLTLVHFFTETFGRAPARSCATVLSS; from the coding sequence ATGACCGCGACCCTTCCCGACGAGTCCGAGCTCCCGCCGCTGCGGCCGCCCTCCGCGGACAACGGCCTGGTCGGCGTCTTCCGGCGACGGTATCTGCTCAAGCTCCTCGTGCGCCGCGAGATCAGCGCGCGCTACCAGGGCTCGTTCCTGGGCCTGCTCTGGTCCTACATCAACCCCCTGAGCCAGTTCTTCATCTACTACGCCGTCGTGGGATTGATCTTCAACCTGCACGACAACATCCCGAACTTCGCCATCCACCTGTACGCCGGGCTGACCCTCGTCCACTTCTTCACCGAGACCTTCGGGCGGGCACCCGCTCGATCGTGCGCAACCGTGCTCTCGTCGTGA
- a CDS encoding DUF3105 domain-containing protein, with protein MAKSSKTEKSERRQVIDDIRRKQKRADKRQGMAIVGVCVVVALVIIGAALYPKARDIVNDQKWKGKSVAEIGAGADVCGDITEKEATGSGEHVPEGQQVDYTDAPPAFGAHWNVAGVAPTPIGDRFYTADSRPELEALVHNLEHGYTILWYDKTAGDDSGELSAMRAIAKIMDANDTNQRLKFKVAPGPPPTSRRPASPSPRASTSPSPTGASTRTPRSSTAPGSTAPRSAAPP; from the coding sequence GTGGCCAAGTCCAGCAAGACCGAGAAGTCGGAGCGCCGCCAAGTCATCGACGACATCCGGCGGAAGCAGAAGCGCGCCGACAAGCGCCAGGGCATGGCGATCGTGGGTGTCTGCGTGGTGGTCGCGCTGGTGATCATCGGCGCCGCGCTCTACCCGAAGGCCCGCGACATCGTCAACGACCAGAAGTGGAAGGGCAAGAGCGTCGCCGAGATCGGCGCCGGCGCCGACGTGTGCGGCGACATCACCGAGAAGGAGGCCACCGGGAGCGGCGAGCACGTCCCCGAGGGCCAGCAGGTCGACTACACCGACGCCCCGCCCGCCTTCGGCGCGCACTGGAACGTCGCCGGCGTCGCCCCGACCCCCATCGGCGACCGCTTCTACACCGCGGACTCCCGCCCCGAGCTCGAGGCGCTCGTCCACAACCTCGAGCACGGCTACACGATCCTCTGGTACGACAAGACCGCCGGCGACGACTCCGGCGAGCTCTCGGCCATGCGCGCCATCGCGAAGATCATGGACGCCAACGACACCAACCAGCGCCTGAAGTTCAAGGTCGCCCCTGGACCGCCGCCGACGTCAAGGAGACCGGCAAGTCCTTCCCCGAGGGCCAGCACATCGCCCTCACCCACTGGCGCGTCGACCAGGACACCCAGAAGCAGTACGGCGCCTGGCAGTACTGCTCCGAGGTCAGCGGCGCCGCCCTGA
- a CDS encoding ABC transporter permease, with protein sequence MRNRALVVKMAMPREMFPVATMLVSLYHVGPQLVILLVASVLTGWTPDPTGMVALVLALLIIAVLGLSGALFFSAANVFFRDFGNIVGVFNNFVRWGVPMMYSYSMVDDRFGRFAQYYLLNPLADAVLLVQRAFWVGTVPEGHETVAAMPDHLLLNGVVILGFSLVLLCVAQLVFSRLENKIPERL encoded by the coding sequence GTGCGCAACCGTGCTCTCGTCGTGAAGATGGCGATGCCCCGCGAGATGTTCCCCGTCGCCACCATGCTGGTGTCGCTCTACCACGTCGGGCCGCAGCTCGTGATCCTGCTCGTCGCCTCCGTGCTGACGGGGTGGACGCCCGACCCGACCGGCATGGTCGCGCTGGTGCTGGCCCTGCTCATCATCGCCGTGCTCGGCCTGTCGGGAGCGCTCTTCTTCAGCGCCGCCAACGTGTTCTTCCGCGACTTCGGCAACATCGTGGGCGTCTTCAACAACTTCGTGCGCTGGGGCGTGCCGATGATGTACTCGTACTCGATGGTCGACGACCGGTTCGGCCGGTTCGCCCAGTACTACCTGCTCAACCCGCTGGCCGACGCCGTGCTGCTCGTCCAGCGTGCCTTCTGGGTCGGGACCGTGCCCGAGGGGCACGAGACCGTCGCGGCGATGCCGGACCACCTCCTGCTCAACGGCGTGGTCATCCTCGGGTTCTCCCTCGTCCTGCTCTGTGTGGCCCAGTTGGTCTTCAGCCGACTCGAGAACAAGATCCCGGAGCGACTCTGA
- a CDS encoding mannose-1-phosphate guanylyltransferase, whose protein sequence is MVDEIPGFWAVVPAGGAGTRLWPLSRSRAPKFLHDLTGSGRSLLEQTQDRLAPLVGDRLLVVTGEAHRTAVRAQLATLPDDAVVAEPSARDSMAAIGLAAALLERRGAEVMGSFAADHVITDPDGFAAAVAAAVDAARDGWLVTIGIEPTFASSAFGYIRQGDDLPGHPAARKVAEFVEKPSVPVAEEYLATGRYRWNAGMFVVRPTVLLDLLAEQDPGFAATLRTIAAEPDRLPELWETLPRIAIDHAVAEPAAAAGRVVTIPGGFGWDDIGDFDSLAGLLGDDDACTVLGDPALTRLIGASGIVIPGSGRVVAVIGLDDVVVVDTPDALLVTTRARAQEVKNVVSALRDQGRTDLV, encoded by the coding sequence ATGGTTGACGAGATCCCGGGCTTCTGGGCGGTGGTCCCCGCCGGCGGCGCCGGAACGCGGCTCTGGCCGCTGTCGCGCTCACGGGCGCCGAAGTTCCTGCACGACCTCACCGGGTCCGGCCGGTCGCTGCTCGAGCAGACGCAGGACCGGCTCGCCCCGCTGGTGGGCGACCGGCTGCTCGTCGTGACGGGGGAGGCGCACCGTACGGCGGTGCGCGCGCAGCTGGCGACGCTGCCGGACGACGCGGTCGTCGCCGAGCCGTCGGCCCGCGACTCGATGGCCGCCATCGGCCTCGCCGCGGCGCTCCTCGAGCGCCGCGGCGCCGAGGTGATGGGCTCCTTCGCCGCCGACCACGTCATCACCGACCCCGACGGGTTCGCCGCCGCCGTCGCGGCCGCCGTCGACGCCGCCCGCGACGGCTGGCTGGTCACCATCGGCATCGAGCCGACCTTCGCCTCCTCGGCGTTCGGCTACATCCGCCAGGGCGACGACCTGCCGGGCCACCCGGCCGCGCGCAAGGTCGCGGAGTTCGTGGAGAAGCCGTCGGTGCCGGTGGCGGAGGAGTACCTCGCGACCGGCCGGTACCGGTGGAACGCCGGCATGTTCGTCGTACGCCCGACGGTGCTGCTCGACCTGCTCGCCGAGCAGGACCCCGGCTTCGCCGCCACCCTGCGGACCATCGCCGCCGAGCCCGACCGGCTCCCGGAGCTGTGGGAGACCCTGCCGCGGATCGCGATCGACCACGCCGTGGCCGAGCCCGCCGCGGCCGCCGGCCGGGTCGTCACCATCCCCGGCGGCTTCGGCTGGGACGACATCGGCGACTTCGACTCCCTCGCCGGTCTGCTCGGCGACGACGACGCCTGCACCGTCCTCGGCGACCCTGCCCTGACCCGGCTGATCGGCGCCAGCGGCATCGTCATCCCCGGCTCCGGGCGGGTGGTCGCCGTGATCGGCCTCGACGACGTCGTCGTCGTCGACACCCCCGACGCCCTCCTCGTCACCACCCGCGCCCGCGCGCAGGAGGTCAAGAACGTCGTCTCCGCCCTCAGGGACCAGGGCCGCACCGACCTCGTGTGA
- a CDS encoding glycosyltransferase encodes MSSTTEAATVQRLLQRQILPLDTDPDVLPLYLDCEEPNLDEDKYVVGGNRGARELNATAIRQKTSTGRTIRPDQVLSRTAVMIPSGEKLSFGTYFNGFPAGYWRRWSVVRSVRLTVTVRGSGATLIVNKSMANGRQQKVASEVTEAEGPTTLTFDLTLGPFIDGGWYWYDVVAGHGDVTVESAEWTAEVPADRAEHGTVDLAITTMNRPDFCAQLLGQLGTPELLPYLDTVFVMEQGNQLVRDSEYFPSAEEGLGGRLRVLQQGNLGGSGGYARGQLESVRKGTATYAMMMDDDVVCEPEGIIRAVTFGDLARRPTIVGGHMFSLYAKSRLHSFGEIVQPYRFWWMSPKDGYQDWDFGARNLRSARWLHKRQDVDFNGWFMCMIPRRVLEDIGLSLPLFIKWDDSEYGLRARAAGVPTVTFPGAAVWHVPWTDKNDALDWQAYFHQRNRFVAALLHSGYPRGGGLLHESFAFDLAHLVSMQYSTVELRIQALEDVLAGPQGLHEMLPTRLGEVNAFRKQFTDAQLHADADDFPPVRREKPPRKGKDLSDVPGRLSKLVTAGLAPIRQLKRPRDLSREFPEVEIRAMDAKWYRIASFDSAVVSMNDGTSAALYQRDRDRYKALVRRTIQLHNRFRRDWDEIAAQYRAALGDITSPETWEKTFAPWTEGESR; translated from the coding sequence ATGAGCAGCACCACCGAGGCGGCCACCGTGCAGCGGCTGCTCCAGCGCCAGATCCTGCCGCTGGACACCGATCCCGACGTCCTGCCGCTCTACCTCGACTGCGAGGAGCCGAACCTCGACGAGGACAAGTACGTCGTCGGCGGCAACCGCGGCGCCAGGGAGCTCAACGCCACGGCCATCCGGCAGAAGACCTCGACCGGGCGCACGATCCGTCCCGACCAGGTGCTGTCCCGGACCGCGGTGATGATCCCGTCGGGCGAGAAGCTGTCCTTCGGCACCTACTTCAACGGCTTCCCGGCCGGCTACTGGCGCCGGTGGAGCGTCGTACGGTCCGTGAGGCTGACCGTGACGGTGCGCGGCTCGGGCGCGACCCTGATCGTCAACAAGTCGATGGCCAACGGCCGGCAGCAGAAGGTCGCCAGCGAGGTCACCGAGGCCGAGGGGCCGACGACGCTCACCTTCGACCTCACGCTCGGCCCGTTCATCGACGGGGGCTGGTACTGGTACGACGTCGTAGCCGGCCACGGCGACGTCACCGTGGAGTCCGCCGAGTGGACCGCCGAGGTGCCGGCCGACCGCGCCGAGCACGGCACCGTCGACCTGGCCATCACGACCATGAACCGGCCCGACTTCTGCGCCCAGCTGCTGGGCCAGCTCGGCACGCCCGAGCTGCTGCCCTATCTCGACACCGTCTTCGTGATGGAGCAGGGCAACCAGCTGGTCCGCGACAGCGAGTACTTCCCGAGCGCCGAGGAGGGTCTCGGCGGTCGGCTGCGGGTGCTCCAGCAGGGCAACCTCGGCGGCTCCGGCGGCTACGCCCGCGGGCAGCTCGAGTCGGTCCGCAAGGGGACGGCGACGTACGCGATGATGATGGACGACGACGTCGTCTGCGAGCCCGAGGGCATCATCCGCGCGGTCACCTTCGGCGACCTGGCCCGGCGGCCCACGATCGTCGGCGGCCACATGTTCAGCCTCTACGCCAAGAGCCGGCTGCACAGCTTCGGCGAGATCGTCCAGCCCTACCGGTTCTGGTGGATGTCGCCCAAGGACGGCTACCAGGACTGGGACTTCGGCGCCCGCAACCTGCGCTCGGCGCGGTGGCTGCACAAGCGGCAGGACGTCGACTTCAACGGCTGGTTCATGTGCATGATCCCGCGCCGGGTGCTCGAGGACATCGGGCTCTCGCTGCCGCTGTTCATCAAGTGGGACGACTCCGAGTACGGCCTGCGGGCCCGCGCGGCCGGCGTACCCACAGTGACCTTCCCGGGTGCCGCGGTCTGGCACGTGCCGTGGACCGACAAGAACGACGCCCTCGACTGGCAGGCCTACTTCCACCAGCGCAACCGGTTCGTCGCGGCCCTGCTGCACTCCGGCTACCCGCGCGGCGGCGGGCTGTTGCACGAGAGCTTCGCCTTCGACCTGGCCCACCTGGTCTCCATGCAGTACTCCACCGTGGAGCTGCGGATCCAGGCCCTCGAGGACGTCCTCGCCGGCCCGCAGGGGCTGCACGAGATGCTCCCCACCCGCCTCGGCGAGGTCAACGCGTTCCGCAAGCAGTTCACCGACGCCCAGCTGCACGCCGACGCCGACGACTTCCCGCCGGTACGCCGCGAGAAGCCGCCGCGCAAGGGCAAGGACCTCAGCGACGTCCCCGGCCGGCTGTCCAAGCTGGTCACCGCCGGGCTCGCGCCGATCCGCCAGCTCAAGCGGCCGCGCGACCTCTCCCGGGAGTTCCCCGAGGTGGAGATCCGGGCGATGGACGCCAAGTGGTACCGCATCGCGAGCTTCGACTCCGCCGTCGTCTCGATGAACGACGGCACGTCCGCCGCGCTCTACCAGCGCGACCGCGACCGCTACAAGGCGCTGGTGCGTCGTACCATCCAGCTCCACAACCGCTTCCGGCGCGACTGGGACGAGATCGCCGCGCAGTACCGTGCGGCGCTCGGCGACATCACCTCGCCGGAGACCTGGGAGAAGACCTTCGCCCCGTGGACGGAGGGGGAGAGCCGATGA
- a CDS encoding phosphatase PAP2 family protein, whose amino-acid sequence MYTHQTAGRGAPSFALAWLAGLGLAVLTIVFSRLEAIPIQDPDSLIPGYIRFPAIVLGAIALDVVPRTFLGAGRPGAGWARRVRDTFRTVLRERWPLSHWKFALNGVIAWYLCYAAFRNVKSMAPFVHEKIYDDPLADLDKFLFAGHDPAAVLHAWFGTGLAAHFFSAVYIVWIALVPVSIAIALVWTRHTRAGEWYVTAVAVDWALGAVLYVLVPTVGPIYSHSSAFAALPETYVSRLQESMWGDRVAVLADPVGAGTLQTIAAFASLHVGIMMTICLIVELIRLPRWVRVSSWVFLGLTSLATVYLGWHFFIDVIAGAALGAFAVWIAGIATGNRVGLRARLVPDPVTAPVAPASGAHPEALASRSAPLPDHPAAD is encoded by the coding sequence GTGTATACCCACCAGACGGCCGGACGCGGCGCGCCATCGTTCGCCCTCGCCTGGCTCGCCGGTCTCGGGCTGGCCGTCCTCACCATCGTCTTCTCGCGGCTCGAGGCGATCCCGATCCAGGACCCGGACAGCCTGATCCCGGGCTACATCCGGTTCCCCGCGATCGTCCTCGGCGCGATCGCCCTCGACGTCGTCCCCCGCACGTTCCTCGGCGCCGGCCGCCCCGGCGCGGGCTGGGCGCGCCGGGTCCGCGACACCTTCCGCACCGTGCTGCGGGAGCGCTGGCCGCTGTCGCACTGGAAGTTCGCGCTCAACGGCGTCATCGCCTGGTACCTGTGCTACGCCGCCTTCCGCAACGTGAAGAGCATGGCGCCGTTCGTGCACGAGAAGATCTACGACGACCCGCTGGCCGACCTCGACAAGTTCCTCTTCGCCGGCCACGACCCGGCCGCCGTGCTGCACGCCTGGTTCGGCACCGGCCTGGCCGCCCACTTCTTCTCCGCCGTCTACATCGTCTGGATCGCGCTGGTGCCGGTGAGCATCGCGATCGCCCTGGTCTGGACCCGGCACACCCGCGCCGGTGAGTGGTACGTCACGGCCGTCGCCGTCGACTGGGCGCTCGGCGCGGTCCTCTACGTGCTGGTCCCGACGGTCGGCCCGATCTACTCCCACAGCAGCGCCTTCGCCGCGCTCCCCGAGACCTACGTCAGCAGGCTGCAGGAGAGCATGTGGGGCGACCGGGTCGCGGTCCTGGCCGATCCCGTCGGCGCCGGGACCCTGCAGACGATCGCGGCCTTCGCCTCCCTGCACGTCGGCATCATGATGACGATCTGCCTCATCGTGGAGCTGATCCGGCTGCCCCGCTGGGTGCGGGTCAGCTCGTGGGTGTTCCTCGGCCTGACCTCGCTCGCGACGGTCTACCTGGGCTGGCACTTCTTCATCGACGTCATCGCCGGCGCCGCGCTGGGCGCCTTCGCGGTCTGGATCGCCGGGATCGCCACCGGCAACCGGGTCGGCCTGCGCGCCCGACTGGTGCCCGATCCGGTCACCGCGCCGGTGGCACCCGCATCCGGCGCGCATCCCGAAGCGCTCGCGTCACGTTCCGCGCCTCTGCCCGACCACCCCGCAGCGGACTGA
- a CDS encoding ABC transporter ATP-binding protein yields MATSIVVENATKYFTLRYHRTFKEVAVAKVKGRRTTETFRAIDDVSFTVEQGEAIGIMGLNGSGKSTLLKMINGVMKPDEGTILTRGRIAGLIATGAGFHNQLTGRENLYLNAAILGMTEPEIRRKFDEIVDFAELGSTLDGPVGHYSSGQKARLGFAIAIHVDSDIFLADEALAVGDKPFRVKCMKKMRQIRKSGRTLFYVSHSPDSVVKMCSRVLVLEKGRLGFDGDPEAAVHYLHYDENDELDDGAVANDI; encoded by the coding sequence ATGGCGACCTCGATCGTGGTGGAGAACGCCACCAAGTACTTCACGCTCCGCTACCACCGGACCTTCAAGGAGGTCGCGGTCGCCAAGGTCAAGGGGCGCAGGACCACCGAGACCTTCCGGGCCATCGACGACGTCTCCTTCACCGTCGAGCAGGGCGAGGCCATCGGCATCATGGGCCTCAACGGCTCCGGCAAGAGCACCCTGCTCAAGATGATCAACGGCGTGATGAAGCCCGACGAGGGCACCATCCTCACCCGGGGCCGGATCGCCGGCCTGATCGCCACCGGCGCCGGCTTCCACAACCAGCTGACCGGCCGCGAGAACCTCTACCTCAACGCCGCGATCCTCGGCATGACCGAGCCCGAGATCCGCCGCAAGTTCGACGAGATCGTCGACTTCGCCGAGCTCGGCTCCACCCTCGACGGACCGGTCGGCCACTACTCCTCCGGCCAGAAGGCCCGGCTCGGCTTCGCGATCGCGATCCACGTCGACTCCGACATCTTCCTGGCCGACGAGGCGCTCGCCGTCGGCGACAAGCCCTTCCGGGTCAAGTGCATGAAGAAGATGCGGCAGATCCGCAAGAGCGGCCGCACCCTCTTCTACGTCAGCCACTCCCCGGACTCCGTGGTCAAGATGTGCAGCCGGGTCCTCGTCCTCGAGAAGGGCCGCCTCGGCTTCGACGGCGACCCCGAGGCCGCCGTCCACTACCTGCACTACGACGAGAACGACGAGCTCGACGACGGCGCCGTCGCCAACGACATCTGA
- a CDS encoding N-acetylmuramoyl-L-alanine amidase, which produces MTLQAATTPVTVPTGEVDPAVTEYPLTATSKGVSGRLTLRGSVKPLANGGDEVISDALPVEGYGTVGVTWAHGSEVDEDAISVSVRTRTGDVWSDWTAAEYHDDHAPDPGSAEAQRSRPGTEAVLVGDVDQVQVQVETTASAPEDLKVAVIDPGTPTATAQQGPSIDTGATGGAGASQQDQQDQGAATDGAITLSAATTGAPQPQIYSRAQWGADEKLRDKGSLRYGTVNAGFVHHTVNANDYQPSEVPGIIRGIYAYHVKTRGWSDIGYNFLVDRFGRIWEGRAGGVDKAVVGAHTLGYNDYSFAMSAIGNFETAQPTPELLNAYGALFAWKLSLTGVDAASMKQKVGSSNFAAISGHKDAGKTACPGKYLYAQLPTIRALAAQAQQGALLGQLNGNYIGSANPDIVVRKAKNGRLVLHDIDKAGGTWKIAATVKTNIWAPWAKQILRVGDWDGDGFNDIMAIRKSDKAPVLFRGAGGGIFQPQVVLPGSFRGVKMLAAVGDIDGDGLPDLMGQPKGDQMRVYPGQGLTGFRASVPATGPVAGKKLIPVGRWNKDGVPDALVRSGSALTLHTGINAGGWLKAKPMKSSAAGYDWMIGLGPMPSGGKVVVVRNKATGAVYALEKVKAKKLGSPVLLKKRKKFDLAG; this is translated from the coding sequence GTGACCCTGCAGGCCGCGACCACGCCGGTGACGGTGCCGACCGGCGAGGTCGACCCGGCCGTCACGGAGTACCCGCTGACCGCGACCTCGAAGGGGGTCAGCGGCCGGCTCACGCTGCGCGGCAGCGTGAAGCCGCTCGCGAACGGCGGTGACGAGGTCATCAGCGACGCGCTGCCGGTGGAGGGCTACGGCACCGTCGGCGTCACGTGGGCGCACGGCAGCGAGGTCGACGAGGACGCCATCAGCGTCTCCGTGCGGACCCGCACGGGCGACGTGTGGAGCGACTGGACGGCCGCGGAGTACCACGACGACCACGCCCCGGACCCCGGCAGCGCCGAGGCCCAGCGCTCGCGCCCCGGCACCGAGGCCGTCCTGGTCGGCGACGTCGACCAGGTCCAGGTGCAGGTCGAGACGACCGCGTCGGCGCCGGAGGACCTGAAGGTCGCCGTCATCGACCCGGGTACGCCGACCGCCACCGCCCAGCAGGGGCCGTCGATCGACACCGGCGCCACCGGCGGAGCGGGCGCGAGCCAGCAGGACCAGCAGGACCAGGGCGCCGCGACGGACGGGGCGATCACGCTCTCCGCCGCCACGACCGGGGCGCCGCAGCCGCAGATCTACTCGCGCGCCCAGTGGGGCGCCGACGAGAAGCTGCGGGACAAGGGCTCGCTGCGCTACGGCACGGTCAACGCGGGCTTCGTCCACCACACCGTCAACGCGAACGACTACCAGCCCAGCGAGGTGCCGGGCATCATCCGCGGCATCTACGCGTACCACGTGAAGACCCGCGGCTGGAGCGACATCGGCTACAACTTCCTCGTCGACCGGTTCGGCCGGATCTGGGAGGGGCGCGCGGGCGGCGTCGACAAGGCGGTCGTCGGGGCCCACACGCTCGGCTACAACGACTACTCCTTCGCGATGTCGGCCATCGGCAACTTCGAGACCGCCCAGCCCACGCCGGAGCTGCTCAACGCGTACGGCGCGCTGTTCGCCTGGAAGCTCTCCCTGACCGGCGTCGACGCGGCCTCGATGAAGCAGAAGGTGGGCTCCTCGAACTTCGCCGCCATCAGCGGGCACAAGGACGCCGGCAAGACGGCGTGCCCCGGCAAGTACCTGTACGCGCAGCTGCCGACGATCCGGGCGCTCGCCGCCCAGGCGCAGCAGGGCGCACTGCTGGGGCAGCTGAACGGCAACTACATCGGCTCTGCGAACCCCGACATCGTCGTACGCAAGGCGAAGAACGGGCGACTGGTCCTGCACGACATCGACAAGGCCGGCGGCACCTGGAAGATCGCGGCGACGGTGAAGACCAACATCTGGGCGCCGTGGGCCAAGCAGATCCTGCGGGTCGGCGACTGGGACGGCGACGGCTTCAACGACATCATGGCCATCCGCAAGAGCGACAAGGCACCCGTGCTGTTCCGCGGGGCCGGCGGCGGGATCTTCCAGCCACAGGTGGTGCTGCCCGGCAGCTTCCGCGGCGTGAAGATGCTGGCGGCGGTCGGCGACATCGACGGCGACGGCCTCCCGGACCTGATGGGCCAGCCCAAGGGCGACCAGATGCGGGTCTACCCGGGGCAGGGGCTGACCGGGTTCCGGGCCAGCGTGCCGGCGACCGGCCCGGTGGCGGGCAAGAAGCTGATCCCGGTCGGCCGCTGGAACAAGGACGGCGTGCCGGACGCGCTGGTCCGCAGCGGCTCGGCGCTGACGCTCCACACCGGCATCAACGCCGGCGGGTGGCTGAAGGCGAAGCCGATGAAGTCCAGCGCCGCGGGCTACGACTGGATGATCGGCCTCGGCCCGATGCCCAGCGGCGGCAAGGTCGTCGTCGTCCGCAACAAGGCGACCGGCGCGGTGTACGCCCTGGAGAAGGTGAAGGCCAAGAAGCTCGGCTCGCCCGTGCTGCTGAAGAAGAGGAAGAAGTTCGACCTCGCGGGCTAG
- a CDS encoding TIGR03089 family protein: protein MTTPSTFPGVLAGRLRNDPGRPLVTFYDHATGERVELSVTTWANWVAKASSLLVDELGLERGDRIAIDLPPHWLGTVFLGAAWNSGLVVADADDADLAAAVCGPGTLDAWAARTGELAVLACALLPLGVRFAEPVPAGVTDVGVEIWSQPDAFQAWDPPQPDDLALDRAGRTLSQSALWSEAAATGLVGDGRLLAVADPVTEPAILCEPLLQGGSLVLVARAEPRRLEATYVAEHATARFPA from the coding sequence GTGACGACACCGAGCACCTTCCCCGGCGTCCTGGCCGGGCGCCTGCGCAACGATCCCGGCCGGCCCCTGGTGACCTTCTACGACCACGCGACCGGCGAGCGGGTCGAGCTGTCCGTCACGACGTGGGCCAACTGGGTGGCGAAGGCCAGCTCCCTGCTCGTCGACGAGCTCGGCCTGGAGCGGGGCGACCGGATCGCGATCGACCTGCCGCCGCACTGGCTCGGCACGGTCTTCCTCGGCGCGGCCTGGAACAGCGGGCTGGTCGTGGCCGACGCCGACGACGCGGACCTGGCCGCCGCGGTGTGCGGCCCCGGCACCCTCGACGCCTGGGCGGCGCGCACCGGCGAGCTGGCGGTGCTGGCCTGCGCGCTGCTGCCCCTCGGCGTCCGCTTCGCCGAGCCGGTCCCGGCCGGCGTGACCGACGTCGGCGTGGAGATCTGGTCCCAGCCCGACGCCTTCCAGGCCTGGGACCCGCCGCAACCCGACGACCTCGCGCTCGATCGGGCCGGCCGGACGCTCAGCCAGTCCGCACTGTGGAGCGAGGCGGCCGCCACCGGTCTGGTCGGTGACGGCCGCCTCCTCGCGGTCGCCGACCCCGTCACGGAGCCGGCGATCCTCTGTGAGCCGCTCCTGCAGGGCGGTTCACTCGTCCTGGTCGCCCGGGCCGAGCCGCGGCGACTCGAGGCGACGTACGTCGCCGAGCACGCCACGGCCCGCTTCCCCGCCTGA